In the genome of Paenibacillus sp. FSL R5-0766, one region contains:
- a CDS encoding LL-diaminopimelate aminotransferase: MSIDKYQETYIQTNFADRIGGSNYGKDTNIYKFEKIKRAKASAKKDFPDVELIDLGVGEPDEMADAGIVAALAEEASRPENRGYADNGIPEFKAAAASYLKNVFNVEGIDADTEIVHSIGSKPALAMMPSCFINPGDVTIMTVPGYPVMGTHTKYLGGEVFNIQLTKENNFLPDLTAIPEDIAKRAKLLYLNYPNNPTGASATVEFFTEVIEWAKKYNVVVVHDAPYAALTYDGKKPFSFLSVPGAKDVGVELHSLSKSYNMTGWRIGFVAGNPLVVKAFSDVKDNNDSGQFIAIQKAAAYGLNHPEITEKIAEKYSRRHDMLVAALNDLGFQAEKPKGSFFLYVEAPKGVVGGRRFESGEDFSQFLIREKLISSVPWDDAGNFVRFSVTFEAKGEEEEKRVIAEIKRRLSDVQFEF; the protein is encoded by the coding sequence ATGAGTATCGATAAATATCAAGAAACTTACATTCAGACTAATTTTGCCGACCGTATCGGTGGCTCCAACTATGGTAAAGACACGAACATTTATAAATTCGAGAAAATCAAACGTGCCAAAGCTTCGGCCAAAAAAGATTTTCCCGATGTGGAACTGATTGACCTTGGTGTAGGTGAACCGGACGAAATGGCTGATGCAGGCATTGTAGCTGCACTTGCAGAAGAAGCTTCCAGACCTGAGAACCGTGGTTATGCTGACAATGGTATTCCTGAATTCAAAGCTGCTGCTGCTTCCTACCTGAAAAACGTATTCAACGTAGAAGGTATCGATGCAGATACTGAGATCGTGCACTCCATTGGTTCAAAACCGGCTTTGGCGATGATGCCTTCATGCTTCATCAATCCGGGTGATGTGACGATCATGACCGTTCCAGGTTACCCGGTTATGGGTACACATACGAAGTATCTGGGTGGAGAAGTGTTCAACATCCAGTTGACGAAAGAGAACAACTTCTTGCCTGATCTGACGGCTATCCCGGAAGACATCGCAAAACGTGCGAAGTTGCTCTACCTGAACTATCCGAACAACCCAACAGGTGCAAGCGCGACGGTGGAGTTCTTCACTGAAGTCATTGAATGGGCTAAGAAATATAATGTTGTGGTTGTACATGATGCTCCATATGCAGCATTGACGTATGATGGCAAAAAACCGTTCAGCTTCCTCTCGGTACCTGGTGCGAAGGATGTCGGCGTAGAGCTGCACTCTCTATCCAAGTCCTACAACATGACGGGTTGGAGAATCGGATTTGTAGCGGGTAACCCGCTTGTAGTCAAAGCATTCAGCGACGTGAAGGACAACAATGACTCCGGTCAGTTCATCGCGATTCAAAAGGCTGCTGCTTATGGATTGAATCACCCTGAAATTACGGAAAAAATTGCAGAGAAATATTCTCGCCGTCATGACATGCTCGTTGCCGCATTGAACGATTTGGGCTTCCAGGCTGAAAAACCTAAAGGTTCATTCTTCCTGTATGTAGAAGCACCAAAAGGTGTGGTTGGCGGACGTCGCTTCGAATCCGGCGAAGATTTCTCCCAATTCCTTATTCGTGAGAAACTGATCTCATCCGTACCTTGGGATGATGCGGGTAACTTTGTTCGTTTCTCTGTAACCTTTGAAGCGAAGGGTGAAGAGGAAGAGAAACGTGTTATTGCTGAGATCAAACGTCGTCTGAGCGACGTACAATTTGAATTTTAA